A segment of the Ammospiza nelsoni isolate bAmmNel1 chromosome 9, bAmmNel1.pri, whole genome shotgun sequence genome:
AGGCAATGGCTGTGGAAATCTTCACCAGCTTTGCAGCTGACAAGTGGATCTTGAAGTGCCTGTGGAAGTGAGCATAGAGGCAGTCCATGAAGACATCCACCTCCTCGTGGGTGATCTCTCCCGGCGTTTTTTGCACCGTGTCCCACAGAGCTTTGGCATCCTCCGGGTGGATGGCGTAGGAAATATCCAGCGGCTGCGCCAGGCGGGGCACGGAGAAGACGAGTTCCACggcagaggcagctctgtcCAGCTTGCAGCCAGCCCACATGGCCACCATCCAGCTGAGGTTCAGGGGGCTGATGGCCAGGCGGCGGAAGCAGCAGTCGAAAGTCTTCTGGAACCAGCTGCCCACCAGGGCCGTGTAGCTCTCGGCGCCGTGGCTCAGGAACAGGGGCAGGCAGGTGAAGTGCTCGGGCACGCTCTCGGAAAGCTCGTCTCCAAACACGGAGCAGAACCAGCCCAACCACACGGGTTTGTCCTCAGAGTTCCTGGAGGAGCTTTGTGACCTCGAGGAGAGCTGTGATGGGGAGAAGAAGCATTGCAATGTTGAAAAGCAagtatggctttttttttttatcagctaAAAACAGATAGTGATTTAAAGTTTTAAGACTTTATTACAAGtggttttttttg
Coding sequences within it:
- the CENPL gene encoding centromere protein L, whose product is MAEEAPEDGAARTLPSLRRLSRALPFGRSHGRLIVPALCSQEKADPQKTAFLLRKAWTLYSVTPLYGFRRARLRDYARLLGAFIAAEKQKGLAVEVGVELDIKVALSSLADIRGSELDQAALLVQLSSRSQSSSRNSEDKPVWLGWFCSVFGDELSESVPEHFTCLPLFLSHGAESYTALVGSWFQKTFDCCFRRLAISPLNLSWMVAMWAGCKLDRAASAVELVFSVPRLAQPLDISYAIHPEDAKALWDTVQKTPGEITHEEVDVFMDCLYAHFHRHFKIHLSAAKLVKISTAIASAHCDGIVKILHSQYLPGVLMLLTELAISQIQ